One window from the genome of Deltaproteobacteria bacterium CG2_30_66_27 encodes:
- a CDS encoding Fis family transcriptional regulator, which translates to MEKKVNIMVVDDEEIVRDSLASWLEEDGYRVESVESGRKALERLPEREWDLMLVDLKMPGMDGIQLMDEVHKTAPEMLVIIMTAYATVDTAVKAMKKGAYDYFVKPFNPDDISLTIRKIVDHHKLVQENLFLRKELKKQYQLRDMISKNERMLEIFDLARTVANSGSTVLIQGESGTGKELLARAIHDESPKKDEPFISVSCASLSEGLLESELFGHEKGAFTGATNIHRGKFELAQDGTLFLDEIGDISLKLQMDLLRVLEQKEFRRVGGSELIAVNSRILAATNTDLKKAIEGGRFRADLYYRLNVISIHIPPLRERREDIPLLVDHFIEKFNIEMGKEIRGISEGAVGILIGNDWPGNARELRNVIERAVVVAKGNIITESDISLPSTASDAAHRTKSLEEIEKAHIQVVLKENQWNIVRSAHALGIDRVTLYNKIKKFGLKKEGAAPKK; encoded by the coding sequence ATGGAGAAGAAGGTCAACATCATGGTGGTGGACGACGAGGAAATCGTCCGGGATTCGCTGGCCAGCTGGCTCGAGGAGGACGGGTACCGCGTGGAGTCCGTGGAGAGCGGCAGGAAGGCGCTGGAGCGCCTCCCCGAAAGGGAGTGGGACCTGATGCTGGTGGACCTGAAGATGCCCGGGATGGACGGGATCCAGCTGATGGACGAGGTGCACAAGACGGCGCCCGAGATGCTGGTCATCATCATGACGGCCTACGCGACGGTCGACACCGCCGTGAAGGCGATGAAGAAAGGGGCGTACGACTATTTCGTCAAACCGTTCAACCCGGACGACATCTCCCTGACGATCCGGAAGATCGTGGACCATCACAAGCTCGTCCAGGAAAACCTGTTTCTGCGGAAAGAACTCAAGAAGCAGTACCAGCTGAGGGACATGATCAGCAAGAACGAGAGGATGCTGGAGATCTTCGACCTGGCGCGGACCGTCGCGAACAGCGGCTCGACGGTCCTCATCCAGGGGGAGAGCGGGACGGGGAAGGAACTGCTTGCCCGGGCGATCCACGACGAAAGCCCAAAAAAGGATGAGCCCTTCATCTCCGTTTCGTGCGCCTCGCTCTCGGAGGGCCTGCTGGAGTCCGAGCTCTTCGGCCACGAGAAGGGGGCGTTCACGGGGGCCACCAATATCCACCGGGGGAAGTTCGAGCTCGCCCAGGACGGGACCCTTTTCCTCGACGAGATCGGGGACATCAGCCTGAAGCTGCAGATGGACCTCCTCCGTGTGCTCGAGCAGAAGGAGTTCCGGCGCGTCGGCGGCTCGGAACTGATCGCCGTCAACTCGCGGATCCTCGCGGCGACGAACACGGACCTGAAGAAAGCGATCGAAGGTGGGCGTTTCCGGGCCGACCTCTATTACCGGCTGAACGTCATCTCCATCCATATCCCCCCCCTCCGGGAGAGGAGGGAGGACATTCCGCTCCTCGTCGACCATTTCATCGAGAAATTCAACATCGAGATGGGGAAGGAAATCCGCGGGATCAGCGAAGGCGCCGTGGGAATCCTGATCGGCAATGATTGGCCGGGGAACGCGCGGGAGCTTCGGAACGTCATCGAACGGGCGGTGGTCGTCGCGAAGGGGAACATCATCACCGAGTCCGACATCAGCCTCCCGTCCACCGCTTCCGACGCGGCTCACCGGACGAAATCGCTCGAGGAGATCGAGAAGGCGCACATCCAGGTGGTCCTGAAGGAGAACCAGTGGAACATCGTGCGCTCCGCCCATGCGCTCGGGATCGATCGGGTCACCCTCTACAACAAGATCAAGAAATTCGGCCTGAAGAAGGAAGGGGCCGCGCCGAAGAAGTGA
- a CDS encoding pyrroline-5-carboxylate reductase, whose translation MGLGFLGAGNMGEAMIRGVLSAKLRSPEQVAVFDAAPGRGEELRRRFGVVVARSVEELLRACDTVVVAVKPQVLSSVLAGISREAAAGKTFISIVAGAKIALYEKALGEGTRIVRTMPNTPALVGMGSTGIYFPPAVDAATRQEVLALFSSFGTVAEMPREELLDAVTALSGSGPAYAFLFLEALADGAVRAGMGRAEASLLAASTLEGAARMVRETGKHPAELKDMVMSPGGTTAAGVAALERGAFRATVMDAVLSAWQRCRELSG comes from the coding sequence ATGGGGCTCGGATTTCTCGGTGCGGGAAACATGGGGGAGGCGATGATCCGCGGCGTGCTCTCCGCGAAGCTGCGCTCCCCGGAGCAGGTGGCGGTGTTCGACGCGGCGCCCGGTCGGGGGGAGGAGCTGCGCCGCCGGTTCGGGGTTGTCGTCGCCCGTTCCGTCGAGGAGCTGCTGCGCGCCTGCGACACGGTGGTGGTCGCCGTGAAGCCGCAGGTCCTGTCGTCCGTCCTGGCCGGGATCTCCCGGGAGGCGGCGGCGGGGAAGACGTTCATCTCCATCGTGGCGGGCGCGAAGATCGCCCTCTACGAGAAGGCGCTGGGGGAGGGGACGAGGATCGTTCGGACGATGCCCAACACGCCGGCGCTGGTCGGGATGGGGAGCACCGGGATCTACTTCCCGCCCGCCGTCGACGCGGCGACCCGGCAGGAGGTCCTCGCCCTGTTCTCCTCCTTTGGAACGGTGGCCGAGATGCCCCGCGAGGAGCTGCTCGACGCGGTGACCGCGCTGTCCGGTTCCGGTCCCGCCTACGCGTTCCTCTTCCTCGAGGCGTTGGCGGACGGCGCGGTGCGGGCGGGGATGGGGCGGGCCGAGGCCTCGCTCCTCGCGGCCTCGACCCTCGAGGGAGCGGCGCGGATGGTCCGCGAGACGGGAAAGCACCCCGCCGAGCTCAAGGACATGGTGATGTCCCCGGGGGGGACGACGGCCGCCGGGGTGGCCGCGCTGGAGCGCGGGGCCTTCCGGGCGACGGTGATGGACGCGGTGCTGTCCGCATGGCAGCGGTGCCGCGAGCTTTCGGGCTAA
- a CDS encoding YggS family pyridoxal phosphate enzyme, with amino-acid sequence MSSPGSPPGEGASLAERAASVRDRVADAVRQSGRPAGSVKLVAVSKTRPLARILEANAAGLSVFGENYVQEAEEKIAGLPGAEWHLIGRLQGNKVRRAVALFSWIQTADSARRLREISRCAAESGKTARVLIEVNLGGEGSKAGAAPGDVRAILETSSGLPGVRVEGFMAIPPFSVDPEASRPHFARLRELRDALAREIPGAALGELSMGMSNDFEQAIGEGATMVRVGTAIFGSRQGRG; translated from the coding sequence ATGAGCTCCCCCGGGTCGCCTCCGGGTGAGGGTGCGTCGCTCGCGGAACGGGCGGCGTCGGTGCGGGACCGGGTCGCGGACGCCGTGCGGCAGTCCGGGCGGCCGGCCGGTTCGGTGAAGCTGGTCGCGGTTTCCAAGACCCGGCCGCTCGCGCGGATCCTCGAGGCGAACGCGGCGGGACTGTCGGTGTTCGGCGAAAATTACGTCCAGGAGGCGGAGGAGAAGATCGCGGGGCTCCCCGGCGCCGAATGGCACCTGATCGGCCGTCTGCAGGGGAACAAGGTCCGCAGGGCGGTCGCGCTGTTCTCCTGGATCCAGACGGCCGATTCCGCCCGGCGACTCCGCGAGATCTCGCGCTGTGCCGCGGAGTCGGGGAAGACGGCACGCGTATTGATTGAGGTCAATCTCGGCGGAGAGGGAAGCAAGGCGGGGGCCGCCCCCGGCGATGTACGCGCGATCCTCGAAACCTCCTCCGGGCTCCCCGGGGTGCGGGTGGAAGGGTTCATGGCGATCCCGCCGTTCTCTGTCGACCCCGAGGCGAGCCGGCCTCACTTCGCACGGCTGCGGGAACTGCGGGACGCGCTGGCGCGGGAGATTCCCGGCGCGGCGCTCGGGGAGTTGTCGATGGGGATGTCCAACGATTTCGAGCAGGCGATCGGGGAAGGGGCGACGATGGTCCGCGTGGGGACCGCGATCTTCGGAAGCCGGCAGGGGAGGGGCTGA
- a CDS encoding septum formation protein Maf, whose translation MILASESPRRRELLAAVGVPFRVVRSGVDEIPRPGEAPSRFVRRAALDKGEAVASLHPSSFVLSADTIVVADGRILGKPRDRAEARRMLSRLAGRDHRVYTAVCLLCAKRAYRDIGVDVTRVRFRPLSTVEVAAYARTGECDDKAGAYAAQGAGMLLIDRVTGSFSNVVGLPMTRVVAMLARAGLIRATRSGRAWYAFTGGAR comes from the coding sequence ATGATCCTCGCTTCCGAGTCACCCCGCCGACGGGAGCTTCTCGCCGCCGTCGGCGTTCCGTTCCGCGTGGTCCGGTCGGGGGTCGACGAAATTCCACGCCCCGGCGAGGCTCCTTCGCGGTTCGTCCGCCGGGCCGCTCTCGACAAGGGGGAGGCGGTGGCTTCGCTGCACCCGTCGTCCTTCGTCCTGTCGGCGGATACGATCGTTGTGGCGGACGGCAGGATCCTCGGCAAGCCGCGGGACCGCGCGGAGGCGCGGCGGATGCTTTCGCGACTCGCCGGCCGCGATCACAGGGTGTACACGGCGGTCTGCCTCCTCTGCGCGAAGCGCGCGTACAGGGACATCGGTGTCGATGTGACCCGCGTCCGGTTCCGTCCCCTCTCCACGGTGGAGGTCGCGGCCTACGCCCGCACGGGGGAGTGCGACGACAAGGCGGGAGCGTATGCGGCGCAGGGAGCGGGGATGCTGCTCATCGACCGGGTCACGGGGTCGTTCTCGAACGTGGTGGGCCTTCCGATGACCCGCGTCGTGGCGATGCTTGCGCGGGCGGGGTTGATCCGGGCCACGCGCAGCGGCCGGGCCTGGTACGCCTTCACGGGCGGGGCGCGATGA